A DNA window from Engystomops pustulosus chromosome 10, aEngPut4.maternal, whole genome shotgun sequence contains the following coding sequences:
- the LOC140104714 gene encoding uncharacterized protein yields MRNNRRRPCGQRQLATACSLYKSIGSFLLTRYRNFSRKWRTFLRSDGFNRRKDPAISQDTDEKKPPYIVGDILSTSTTPKSGDFTADPTVADEGPLIPQGPSLIESGELPQKGPRDNDAVEPSLVQKSPAAKTQKRNMKRQSNRKPCPRRDTAAKGDDVSFLNLETPEIMDIKISEPQDIGIVSGEAPRISPKRSIGYKRRYEPVISQDTEEKRPSDIVGGIVCTPTTPKSGDKGHVTPQGPSLIESGELPQKRPRDNDAVEPSLVHKSLAPKKGKRNMKRQYNRKPCPTRETAGKGDDVSFLNLETPKNMGIKISEPQDIGIVSGEAPRISRKRKAPATEDSQPETFPPAKKTVVENIINPSTTVEGHQVLETPQVEMPGSWRQQTIHTLPPEQLFILKSKGPKGMLDDNIINKAQELLQNQFEGSDGLQSVAALLVPGYSVLKNAVQIHYDQHRKHWLTTCFKNGKILVADSISTTCPTPSVREQILNIYSEVLPEPLKHLQFIKVDQQRNNYDCGVFAIAFAYELLANDGEPTARFDHMKIRDHLISCLQRGRITSFPKLVSK; encoded by the coding sequence ATGCGGAACAACAGGCGCCGCCCTTGTGGCCAGCGGCAGCTGGCCACCGCTTGCTCACTCTACAAGTCCATTGGCTCCTTCCTTCTGACCCGATACAGGAATTTCAGTCGAAAATGGAGAACATTCCTCAGGTCAGATGGTTTCAACAGGCGTAAAGACCCCGCCATCAGCCAAGACACAGATGAGAAGAAACCTCCCTACATAGTAGGTGACATTCTTTCCACTTCCACCACTCCAAAGAGTGGAGATTTTACTGCTGATCCCACAGTTGCAGATGAGGGACCTCTTATACCACAAGGTCCATCCCTGATAGAAAGTGGAGAACTCCCACAGAAAGGACCCAGAGACAATGATGCTGTGGAGCCATCCCTGGTTCAAAAGTCACCTGCTGCTAAAACGCAAAAAAGGAACATGAAGAGACAATCCAATAGAAAACCATGTCCAAGACGAGACACTGCAGCGAAAGGTGATGATGTGTCCTTCTTAAATCTTGAGACACCTGAGATCATGGACATAAAAATATCTGAACCTCAAGACATTGGGATTGTGTCTGGTGAAGCTCCCAGAATTAGCCCTAAGAGGTCAATTGGCTACAAAAGGCGTTATGAGCCCGTCATCAGCCAAGACACAGAGGAGAAGAGACCTTCCGACATAGTAGGTGGCATTGTCTGCACTCCCACCACTCCAAAGAGTGGAGATAAGGGGCATGTTACACCACAAGGTCCATCCCTGATAGAAAGTGGAGAACTCCCACAAAAAAGACCCAGAGACAATGATGCTGTTGAGCCATCCCTGGTCCATAAGTCACTTGCtcctaaaaaaggaaaaaggaacATGAAGAGACAATACAATAGAAAACCTTGTCCAACACGAGAGACCGCAGGGAAAGGTGATGATGTGTCCTTCTTAAATCTTGAGACACCTAAGAACATGGGCATAAAAATATCTGAACCTCAAGACATTGGCATTGTGTCTGGTGAAGCTCCCAGAATTAGCCGTAAGAGAAAAGCACCTGCCACAGAAGACAGTCAGCCTGAGACATTCCCACCAGCCAAGAAAACTGTGGTGGAAAATATCATTAATCCATCCACCACAGTTGAAGGCCACCAGGTGCTGGAAACACCACAAGTGGAGATGCCTGGTTCCTGGAGACAGCAGACCATCCACACCCTGCCTCCAGAGCAATTATTCATCTTGAAGAGCAAGGGGCCCAAGGGCATGTTAGATGACAACATCATTAACAAGGCCCAGGAGCTTCTCCAGAATCAATTTGAGGGCTCTGATGGCCTGCAGTCCGTTGCCGCTCTTCTTGTGCCAGGTTACAGCGTACTGAAGAATGCAGTACAAATCCACTACGATCAGCACAGGAAGCACTGGTTGACAACGtgcttcaaaaatggcaaaattctGGTGGCCGACAGCATCTCAACAACCTGTCCAACTCCATCAGTCCGGGAGCAGATCCTAAATATCTACAGTGAAGTGCTCCCTGAGCCCCTGAAGCACCTGCAGTTCATCAAAGTGGATCAGCAGAGGAACAATTACGACTGTGGGGTATTCGCCATAGCGTTTGCCTATGAACTTCTGGCAAATGATGGTGAACCTACAGCAAGATTCGACCACATGAAGATCAGAGATCATCTAATATCCTGCCTGCAGAGGGGCAGGATAACATCATTCCCAAAACTGGTCAGCAAATGA